From one Rhodanobacteraceae bacterium genomic stretch:
- a CDS encoding mechanosensitive ion channel, with translation MNLNQLEQQTGLGIAIAVGLGLLLLALKPKDRAIIRNMLVLAALMALVLVVGSALHRWGSARAAAVLSAVATVGTGAVIIRLASLLLFRAILPRLRLDFARIVEDLCVTGLVVAWLLYWLAGVGLDLKSLLATSAVITAVLAFSMQDTLGNILGGVVLQLDDSVRVGDWVVIDGVSGQVVDVRWRHTAVETRNRETVIIPNGWLVKNRFMVIGSRSEARTRWRRWVWFNVDIDANPTRVLQVLEDSVRDSDAPNVLLDPPPSAVLMDINQGFARYALRYWMEDPRPDDPTDSHIRRHALAALARQGIRLAVMSEERLVIKENDRRKASVQEEEVARRQALLAEVDLFSRFSEAELRSLAEKTSVAPFVKGSTVTRQGRVAHWLYLIVSGEADVWVEQNGKRTHIATLMPGSVVGEMGMMTGAPRRATVTARSDLECLRLGKSGFESVLRARPEIAGEISRVIASPGPWRGPPGGAVPPSPRRRIHRPRSARGSARSSGWVIEERGTGRGAGQEDPPPPPPPPPPPPPPTGDHDTHSGPGGRARLAAGTPSDPWGIRMNLTSKLLTGAVLLACASVGHAWDFTVTNSTGSAITRILASEDGKTWVVRDP, from the coding sequence ATGAACCTGAACCAACTGGAGCAGCAGACTGGCCTTGGCATTGCGATCGCGGTGGGGCTCGGCTTGCTGCTGCTCGCGTTGAAGCCGAAGGACCGCGCGATTATTCGCAACATGCTGGTGTTGGCAGCGCTGATGGCGCTGGTGCTGGTGGTGGGTTCGGCCTTGCACCGCTGGGGGTCGGCGCGTGCTGCGGCAGTCTTGAGCGCGGTGGCGACCGTCGGCACCGGCGCGGTGATCATCCGGCTGGCGTCGCTGTTGCTGTTCCGCGCGATCTTGCCGCGCTTGCGCCTGGACTTTGCGCGCATCGTGGAGGACCTGTGCGTCACCGGTCTGGTGGTTGCCTGGCTGCTTTACTGGCTGGCGGGCGTCGGGCTGGACCTGAAGAGCCTGCTGGCGACCTCCGCGGTGATCACTGCGGTGCTCGCCTTCTCGATGCAGGACACCCTCGGCAACATCCTCGGCGGCGTGGTGCTGCAGCTCGATGACTCGGTGCGCGTGGGTGACTGGGTGGTGATCGACGGTGTCAGCGGCCAGGTGGTCGACGTACGCTGGCGCCACACCGCGGTGGAAACGCGCAATCGCGAGACCGTGATCATCCCCAACGGCTGGCTGGTCAAGAACCGCTTCATGGTCATCGGCTCGCGTTCGGAAGCGCGCACGCGCTGGCGCCGCTGGGTCTGGTTCAATGTCGATATCGATGCCAACCCGACTCGGGTGTTGCAGGTGCTGGAGGACTCGGTGCGCGACAGCGATGCGCCGAATGTGCTGCTGGATCCGCCGCCGAGCGCAGTGCTGATGGACATCAACCAGGGCTTCGCGCGCTACGCGCTGCGCTACTGGATGGAGGATCCGCGCCCGGACGATCCCACCGATTCGCACATCCGCCGGCACGCGCTCGCGGCCCTGGCGCGCCAGGGCATCCGCCTGGCGGTGATGTCCGAGGAGCGTCTGGTGATCAAGGAAAACGATCGCCGCAAGGCCTCGGTCCAGGAGGAGGAAGTGGCGCGGCGCCAGGCGCTGCTGGCGGAAGTCGATCTGTTCAGCCGCTTTTCCGAGGCCGAGTTGCGCTCGCTTGCGGAGAAGACTTCGGTGGCGCCCTTCGTCAAGGGCAGCACGGTCACCCGCCAGGGCCGGGTGGCGCACTGGCTGTACCTGATCGTCTCCGGCGAGGCCGACGTGTGGGTCGAGCAGAACGGCAAGCGCACGCATATCGCCACGCTGATGCCGGGCAGCGTGGTCGGCGAGATGGGCATGATGACCGGCGCTCCGCGGCGCGCCACGGTAACCGCCCGCAGCGACCTGGAATGCCTGCGCCTGGGCAAGAGCGGCTTCGAATCGGTGCTGCGCGCGCGCCCGGAAATTGCCGGCGAGATCTCGCGCGTCATCGCCTCGCCGGGCCCCTGGAGAGGGCCGCCTGGCGGGGCAGTCCCCCCCAGTCCGAGGAGGAGGATCCATCGGCCGCGATCGGCGCGCGGATCCGCGCGTTCTTCGGGTTGGGTGATTGAGGAGCGGGGCACGGGGCGCGGGGCCGGGCAGGAGGACCCGCCCCCCCCCCCCCCCCCCCCCCCCCCCCCCCCCCCACCCACCGGTGATCACGATACACATTCCGGGCCCGGAGGCCGCGCTAGATTGGCTGCGGGCACGCCCAGCGACCCTTGGGGAATCCGCATGAATCTGACTTCGAAGCTGCTGACCGGTGCCGTGCTGCTGGCTTGCGCGAGCGTCGGCCACGCCTGGGACTTCACCGTGACCAATTCGACCGGCAGCGCCATCACGCGCATCCTCGCCAGCGAGGACGGCAAGACCTGGGTAGTTCGTGACCCATGA
- a CDS encoding TfoX/Sxy family protein produces MLDHFRELLAPLGHIRTRAMFGGTGIWCDDAFIAIVIDDQIYLKVDGLTQPEFERWGLQPFAYSAKGKTVTLGFWTVPEEALESARAMKPWGLMALAAATRKSLGQSRKRN; encoded by the coding sequence ATGCTCGATCATTTTCGCGAACTGCTGGCGCCGCTCGGGCACATCCGCACGCGCGCGATGTTCGGCGGGACCGGGATCTGGTGCGACGATGCGTTCATCGCGATCGTCATCGACGACCAGATCTACCTCAAGGTGGATGGGCTGACCCAGCCCGAATTCGAACGCTGGGGCCTGCAGCCCTTCGCCTACAGCGCCAAGGGCAAGACCGTCACCCTCGGTTTCTGGACGGTGCCCGAGGAGGCGCTGGAGTCGGCGCGGGCGATGAAGCCCTGGGGCCTGATGGCGCTGGCCGCCGCGACACGCAAATCGCTGGGCCAGAGCCGGAAACGGAACTGA
- the rsmI gene encoding 16S rRNA (cytidine(1402)-2'-O)-methyltransferase, with protein MSTATAPSTLYVVATPIGNLDDLTPRARLVLGEVDAILCEDTRQSGVLLRHAGLARPLLAVHEHNEGERAAALVQRLREGQRLALISDAGTPLISDPGYRLVAAVRAAGFAVSPIPGPCALIAALSVAGLPTDRFSFEGFLPAKAGERRARLQAIASDPRTLVWYEAPHRIVETLAATVEVLGGERRAVIGRELTKRFETVLDGSLAELLARVQSDADQQRGEIVLVVAGSPPLDDAARIDEGRRLYALLAAELPPSKAARIAAAHTGAPKRALYGGGEG; from the coding sequence ATGAGTACCGCGACTGCGCCATCGACACTGTATGTGGTGGCGACACCGATCGGCAACCTGGACGATCTGACGCCGCGTGCGCGCCTGGTGCTCGGCGAGGTCGATGCCATCCTGTGCGAGGACACCCGCCAGAGCGGCGTGCTGCTGCGCCACGCCGGCCTCGCACGACCATTGCTGGCGGTGCACGAGCACAACGAGGGCGAGCGCGCCGCCGCGCTGGTGCAGCGCTTGCGCGAGGGCCAGCGGCTGGCGCTGATCTCGGACGCCGGCACCCCGCTGATCAGCGATCCCGGCTACCGCCTGGTCGCCGCGGTGCGCGCCGCCGGATTCGCGGTCAGCCCGATTCCCGGCCCTTGCGCGCTGATCGCGGCGCTGTCGGTGGCCGGCTTGCCTACCGACCGATTCAGCTTCGAGGGTTTCCTGCCCGCCAAGGCCGGCGAACGCCGCGCGCGGCTGCAGGCCATCGCCAGCGACCCGCGCACCCTGGTCTGGTACGAGGCGCCGCACCGCATCGTCGAGACCCTGGCGGCGACCGTCGAGGTGCTCGGTGGCGAGCGCCGCGCCGTCATTGGCCGCGAACTGACCAAGCGCTTCGAGACCGTGCTCGACGGCAGTCTGGCCGAATTGCTGGCGCGGGTGCAATCCGATGCCGACCAGCAGCGCGGCGAAATCGTGCTGGTGGTCGCCGGCTCGCCGCCACTGGACGATGCGGCGCGGATCGACGAGGGCCGTCGCCTGTATGCCCTGCTCGCCGCCGAGTTGCCGCCCTCGAAGGCCGCGCGGATCGCCGCGGCCCATACAGGCGCGCCGAAGCGGGCGCTGTATGGGGGTGGGGAGGGGTAG
- the pstS gene encoding phosphate ABC transporter substrate-binding protein PstS, translating to MYATFRHLLAGLALAAALSTPARASDITGAGASFIFPVMSRWSADYNQATGVRVNYQSIGSGGGIAQIKGGTVDFGSSDAPLPPEELAAAGLRQFPSAIGGVVPVINVPGLTPGQLRLTGAVLADIFLGKLTQWNDPAIVALNPGVALPEARITVVHRTDGSGTTFNFVNYLSKVSPEWKQKVGEGTTVRWPTGVGGKGNEGVAAYVKQIKGGIGYVELSYALQGKMGYTSLQNRAGEWVQPSAESFQAAADSADWATTKDFYLVMTDAPGAGAWPIAATNFILVYQQPKDPARAKAVLDFFRWVYQDGRAQAEALHFVPLPQTLVDQVEAYWAAELKY from the coding sequence ATGTACGCGACTTTCAGGCATCTCCTCGCCGGTCTTGCGCTGGCTGCGGCTCTCTCCACACCGGCGCGCGCCAGCGACATCACGGGCGCCGGTGCTTCTTTCATTTTTCCGGTGATGTCGCGCTGGTCGGCCGACTACAACCAGGCCACCGGTGTGCGCGTCAACTACCAGTCGATCGGCTCCGGCGGCGGCATCGCCCAGATCAAGGGCGGCACGGTGGATTTCGGTTCTTCGGATGCGCCGCTGCCACCGGAGGAACTGGCGGCGGCCGGATTGCGCCAGTTCCCGTCGGCGATCGGCGGCGTGGTTCCGGTGATCAACGTCCCGGGCCTGACGCCCGGCCAGTTGCGCCTGACTGGCGCGGTGCTCGCCGACATCTTCCTGGGCAAGCTGACCCAGTGGAACGATCCGGCCATCGTCGCGCTCAATCCGGGCGTGGCGCTGCCGGAAGCGCGCATCACTGTCGTCCACCGCACCGATGGCTCCGGCACCACCTTCAATTTCGTCAACTACCTGTCCAAGGTCAGCCCGGAGTGGAAGCAGAAGGTCGGCGAGGGCACCACGGTGCGCTGGCCGACCGGTGTCGGCGGCAAGGGCAATGAGGGCGTCGCGGCCTACGTCAAGCAGATCAAGGGTGGCATCGGCTATGTCGAACTGTCCTATGCGCTGCAGGGCAAGATGGGCTACACCAGCCTGCAGAACCGCGCCGGCGAGTGGGTGCAGCCCAGCGCGGAGAGCTTCCAGGCCGCCGCCGACAGCGCCGACTGGGCCACGACCAAGGACTTCTACCTGGTGATGACCGACGCCCCGGGCGCCGGTGCCTGGCCGATCGCCGCGACCAACTTCATCCTGGTCTACCAGCAGCCGAAGGACCCGGCGCGCGCCAAGGCGGTGCTCGACTTCTTCCGCTGGGTCTACCAGGACGGCCGTGCGCAGGCCGAGGCGCTGCACTTCGTGCCGCTGCCGCAGACCCTGGTCGACCAAGTCGAGGCCTACTGGGCCGCGGAACTGAAGTACTGA
- a CDS encoding porin — MRHTPRLLALALVAGLSSPAHADIAIDVIGGSEVSLQGLFQADSYYFDNDLVDLNGADTNDGKDQEFELRRAEVILIGKGVSFDWQAGYDAKANKFLDTFVRYKMGTRYLQAGQYKQFNSLEELTSTRHNDFISKAMVTNLLGVARRVGVAYGVEEASYGYSLGWFGRELTRNLAHGAGWGARAYYAPINEAGRFLHLGISAMDYDTDADTLRLRVRPDADLATARLVDTGDFRNADRQRTVGVEGAYVQGPFKVQAEYMQSRVARYDTPFATVPGDDFDATSWYVYGVWNITGETWTYKAGLPVTSYPDQPGSGMWQLGLRYDATDLNDDPVAGGEGHNLTVGVNWYWRSNFKFMFNYVAASSEKFNRTLARDINDDPNVVEARVQFYW; from the coding sequence ATGCGCCACACGCCTCGATTGCTCGCCCTCGCCCTGGTGGCGGGTCTCTCCAGCCCGGCCCACGCCGACATCGCCATCGATGTGATCGGCGGCAGCGAGGTTTCGTTGCAGGGCCTGTTCCAGGCTGATTCCTACTATTTCGACAATGACCTGGTCGACCTCAACGGCGCCGATACGAATGACGGCAAGGACCAGGAGTTCGAGCTGCGCCGCGCCGAGGTGATCCTGATCGGCAAGGGCGTGAGCTTCGACTGGCAGGCGGGCTACGACGCCAAGGCCAACAAGTTCCTCGATACCTTCGTGCGCTACAAGATGGGCACGCGGTATCTCCAGGCCGGCCAGTACAAGCAGTTCAACAGCCTGGAAGAGCTGACCAGCACCCGCCACAACGATTTCATCTCCAAGGCGATGGTCACCAACCTGCTCGGCGTCGCCCGCCGCGTGGGCGTGGCCTACGGCGTCGAGGAGGCCAGCTACGGCTACTCGCTGGGCTGGTTCGGGCGCGAGCTGACGCGCAACCTGGCGCATGGCGCCGGCTGGGGCGCGCGCGCCTACTACGCGCCGATCAACGAGGCCGGGCGCTTCCTGCACCTGGGCATCTCGGCGATGGATTACGACACCGACGCCGACACCCTGCGCCTGCGCGTGCGTCCGGACGCTGACCTGGCCACCGCGCGCCTGGTCGACACCGGCGATTTCCGCAACGCCGACCGCCAGCGCACGGTCGGCGTGGAAGGCGCCTATGTGCAGGGTCCGTTCAAGGTCCAGGCCGAGTACATGCAGTCACGGGTGGCCCGCTACGACACGCCCTTCGCGACGGTGCCGGGCGACGATTTCGACGCCACCAGCTGGTATGTCTACGGCGTGTGGAACATCACCGGCGAGACCTGGACCTACAAGGCCGGCCTGCCGGTCACCAGCTACCCGGACCAGCCGGGCAGCGGCATGTGGCAGCTCGGCCTGCGCTACGACGCGACCGACCTGAACGACGATCCGGTTGCCGGTGGTGAGGGACACAACCTGACTGTCGGCGTGAACTGGTACTGGCGGTCCAACTTCAAGTTCATGTTCAACTACGTGGCCGCCAGCAGCGAGAAGTTCAACCGCACCCTGGCGCGCGACATCAACGACGACCCGAACGTGGTCGAGGCGCGCGTGCAGTTCTATTGGTGA